From Watersipora subatra chromosome 8, tzWatSuba1.1, whole genome shotgun sequence, a single genomic window includes:
- the LOC137402708 gene encoding homeobox protein CDX-1-like, protein MVHYEDVFIEYPPTDMYPRGLYSPPTAAAFPVSTAANSVYDNQVYQVAAPSNETVPYYDNGYRPTYWQQPQTIKEETALTAYQQGGWSAYPARETAEMYKQQDYFALQNSNQALGQQSPGGVTQYAPCAMMSGQNPQAMEEELVKERQGFNGWIAGTASSNCKTRTKDKYRVVYSDHQRLELEKEFHYSRYITIRRKAELAVTLNLSERQVKIWFQNRRAKERKMTKKKSGDDTKSATEPDSRSSPCSSEEQEGETLDSSTHQNSL, encoded by the exons ATGGTTCATTACGAAGATGTCTTCATAGAATACCCACCAACCGACATGTACCCTAGAGGCCTCTACAGTCCACCTACAGCGGCAGCATTTCCTGTCAGCACGGCAGCGAATAGCGTGTATGACAACCAAGTCTACCAGGTGGCTGCCCCAAGCAATGAGACTGTACCGTATTATGACAATGGTTACCGACCAACCTACTGGCAGCAACCACAGACTATAAAAGAGGAAACAGCGCTGACGGCATATCAGCAAGGAGGATGGTCAGCGTATCCAGCTCGAGAAACTGCAGAGATGTACAAACAGCAGGACTATTTTGCACTGCAAAATTCTAATCAGGCTTTAGGTCAGCAATCACCAGGAGGGGTGACGCAGTATGCCCCGTGTGCCATGATGTCTGGTCAAAACCCTCAGGCTATGGAAGAAGAGTTGGTGAAAGAAAGGCAAGGATTCAATGGGTGGATAGCAGGCACAGCTAGCTCGAACT GCAAGACACGCACCAAAGACAAATACAGAGTAGTCTACAGTGACCATCAGAGACTCGAGCTAGAGAAGGAGTTTCACTACAGTCGCTATATCACTATCCGAAGGAAAGCGGAACTGGCCGTGACACTAAACCTCTCCGAACGACAG gTGAAGATATGGTTTCAAAACAGGCGCGCTAAAGAAAGAAAAATGACAAAGAAAAAAAGTGGAGACGATACGAAGTCCGCAACAGAACCTGACTCCAGAAGTTCTCCATGCTCTAGCGAAGAGCAAGAAGGAGAGACTCTAGATTCTTCAACGCATCAAAATAGTCTGTGA